A DNA window from Ipomoea triloba cultivar NCNSP0323 chromosome 10, ASM357664v1 contains the following coding sequences:
- the LOC116033376 gene encoding uncharacterized protein LOC116033376, which produces METRPQEPKSWVQMFKPLIQNPGMEEMHENKEQDEAEEPISDDEMNWGEDDPDCPRVIITKEEKARIRRPWRRSLIVRVLGRRVSYSYLLQRMKAMWRPEANMDLIALNDDYFVVKFEALRDYEFAKFEGPWMILRHYLIVQEWVPNFDPSNNKMEKLLVWVRFPTIPIEYFDEDIVEKIGLKVGRPIRVDDSTSLVSKGRFARIYIEVDMTKPLLSKFTMEGKAWPIEYEGIHLVCFRCGIYGHRKEQCGPKENADKTTEEDNADGEGIQPKEGNQEHTCPFLAKQPPKGPDLSARFGPWMIATRKARNGQKNTANRIPQGSPRRSTGGRGYHDKETAPTSELSARYGVLADLEEEDPMTEVPNQRNDNPRMHHVNYSRGRGGVGPRVNTRTPSAPEQ; this is translated from the coding sequence ATGGAGACGAGGCCCCAAGAACCGAAATCTTGGGTCCAGATGTTCAAGCCATTGATCCAGAACCCAGGGATGGAAGAAATGCATGAAAATAAGGAGCAAGACGAAGCGGAGGAGCCAATATCTGATGATGAAATGAACTGGGGAGAGGACGACCCAGATTGTCCAAGGGTGATAATCACCAAAGAAGAGAAGGCAAGAATCCGAAGACCCTGGCGTAGATCCCTAATTGTTCGAGTCCTGGGCCGAAGAGTGAGCTACTCGTACCTACTCCAGCGAATGAAGGCAATGTGGCGACCAGAGGCAAATATGGACCTAATCGCACTCAACGACGACTACTTTGTGGTAAAATTCGAAGCTCTTAGGGATTACGAATTCGCCAAATTCGAAGGCCCCTGGATGATTCTTAGACACTATCTCATCGTACAAGAATGGGTCCCAAACTTTGACCCGTCAAACAACAAGATGGAGAAGCTACTAGTTTGGGTCCGATTTCCGACCATCCCGATCGAATATTTTGATGAGGACATAGTGGAAAAAATTGGACTAAAAGTTGGACGCCCGATAAGAGTCGATGATTCGACAAGCTTAGTTTCGAAAGGCAGATTTGCGAGAATCTACATCGAAGTGGATATGACAAAGCCGCTTCTCTCAAAGTTTACCATGGAAGGAAAGGCGTGGCCTATTGAATATGAAGGTATCCACCTTGTTTGTTTCAGGTGTGGCATCTACGGGCATCGCAAGGAACAGTGCGGTCCCAAAGAGAATGCAGATAAGACAACAGAGGAAGACAATGCAGATGGAGAAGGAATTCAGCCAAAGGAAGGGAACCAAGAACACACGTGTCCTTTCTTGGCCAAGCAACCCCCGAAAGGCCCTGATCTTTCGGCAAGATTTGGACCATGGATGATAGCTACCCGTAAAGCTAGGAATGGGCAAAAGAACACTGCCAACCGGATCCCTCAGGGTAGCCCAAGAAGGAGCACTGGTGGCAGGGGTTATCATGATAAAGAAACGGCCCCAACAAGCGAACTATCAGCCCGATATGGCGTTCTAGCAGACTTGGAAGAGGAAGATCCGATGACTGAAGTGCCAAATCAGCGGAACGATAACCCCAGGATGCACCATGTGAATTATTCACGAGGAAGAGGAGGCGTCGGACCTCGTGTTAACACCAGAACCCCATCAGCACCCGAACAGTAA
- the LOC116033375 gene encoding uncharacterized protein LOC116033375: MEDTADLPTEAGLDAIFHNKPPDIPAVFNRPDHQLVEDMDLGVRDNRDHGAASKSFQRALKQFVRDFTPQIICILEPKISGNQANVICSKFGFEEWLRVEAVGFSGGIWVLWKNCILEVLHTHPQFVVLQVQDGQREPWYFATVYGNPNYILKRKLFANLTQNRLGIQGAWLLSGDFNSVVDSSEVSNHEYLSTTRCADFNEWIFKEGLIDLGYIGSKYTWSRGQDSNTFRGARLDRGLSNADWKLRFSDAYVEHLPMIASDHCS, translated from the exons ATGGAAGACACAGCGGATCTGCCAACAGAAGCTGGTCTAGATGCTATTTTCCATAACAAACCACCTGACATCCCGGCTGTATTCAACCGGCCAGATCATCAACTAGTGGAGGATATGGACCTTGGTGTTCGCGACAATAGGGATCAC GGCGCGGCGTCTAAATCCTTTCAACGCGCCCTCAAACAATTTGTTCGAGATTTCACCCCCCAAATAATCTGTATTCTTGAACCTAAAATTTCTGGGAACCAGGCTAACGTAATCTGCTCCAAGTTTGGCTTCGAGGAATGGCTTAGAGTAGAGGCAGTGGGGTTTTCTGGAGGAATTTGGGTTCTTTGGAAAAATTGTATATTAGAGGTACTCCACACTCATCCACAGTTTGTTGTATTGCAGGTACAAGATGGACAAAGGGAACCATGGTATTTTGCAACCGTATACGGGAACCCAAACTACATTCTAAAAAGGAAGTTGTTTGCCAACCTCACCCAGAACAGGCTGGGCATCCAAGGAGCATGGCTCCTATCAGGGGACTTTAACTCGGTCGTAGACAGCAGTGAAGTGAGTAATCATGAATACTTGTCAACAACCCGCTGTGCGGACTTTAATGAATGGATATTCAAAGAAGGCCTCATCGACCTAGGCTACATAGGCTCTAAGTATACATGGTCAAGAGGTCAGGACTCAAATACCTTTAGGGGAGCCAGGCTTGATAGGGGTCTCAGTAATGCAGACTGGAAACTACGGTTCTCAGACGCTTATGTCGAGCACCTACCGATGATTGCTTCAGACCATTGCTCATAA
- the LOC116033712 gene encoding uncharacterized protein LOC116033712, producing MALTRNSIVVFNLCKAFPTPSSIFICRHVWKGGDVVTEDNESKGEIGEEGWYSEASKMGEKKKETKEKATETAQETWRAIEEVAGEMKQRVVANMDSNKETDIKDEMALHKEEEEEEEEWRTKNSVKEL from the exons ATGGCATTGACCAGAAACTCCATCGTCGTCTTCAATCTTTGTAAAGCCTTCCCCACTCCCTCCTCCATCTTTATCTGCCGCCATGTCTGGAAG GGAGGAGATGTTGTGACGGAAGACAATGAAAGCAAGGGTGAAATAGGGGAAGAAGGATGGTATAGTGAAGCGTCAAAAATGGgtgagaagaagaaggagacgAAGGAGAAAGCGACGGAGACGGCGCAGGAGACGTGGCGGGCCATCGAGGAGGTTGCCGGAGAGATGAAGCAGAGAGTGGTTGCTAATATGGATTCCAATAAGGAGACTGATATTAAAGACGAAATGGCTCTtcataaagaagaagaagaagaagaagaagaatggcgCACCAAAAACTCAGTCAAGGAGTTATGA